A genome region from Passer domesticus isolate bPasDom1 chromosome 27, bPasDom1.hap1, whole genome shotgun sequence includes the following:
- the VAT1 gene encoding synaptic vesicle membrane protein VAT-1 homolog gives MSAEPAPAPAAPEPAPGPEPPAGGGEAAEHRALVLTGFGGYDKLKVQARRGAEPRPGEVSVSVRACGLNFADLMARQGLYDRLPPPPVCPGMECAGTVRALGDGVRDRQVGDKVMVLARSGLWQEVVNVPASHTFPMPEGMSFEEAAALLVNYITAYMILFDFGNLRPNQSVLIHMAAGGVGTAAIQLCKTVENVTIFGTASASKHEGLKESGVAHPIDYRTMDYAEEVRKISPKGVDIVLDPLGGSDTSKAFNLLKPMGKLITYGVANLLTGQKKNLMAMAKTWWNQFSITALQLLHQNKAVCGYHLGYMDEEVELLRSVVAKLVNLYSQGKIKPKIDSVWPFDQVAEAMKQMQEKKNVGKVILVPEAPKEESKKAEN, from the exons ATGTCCGCCGAgcccgccccggcccccgccgcccccgagccggcccccggccccgagccgccggcgggcggcggggaggCGGCGGAGCACCGGGCGCTGGTGCTGACGGGGTTCGGCGGCTACGACAAGCTGAAGGTGCaggcgcggcgcggcgcggagCCGCGGCCCGGCGAGGTCTCGGTCAGCGTCCGCGCCTGCGGGCTCAACTTCGCCGACCTGATGGCGCGGCAGGGCCTGTACGACcgcctgccgccgccgcccgtCTGCCCCGGCATGGAGTGCGCCGGCACCGTCCGCGCCCTCGGCGACGGCGTCCGCGACCGACAG GTTGGTGATAAGGTAATGGTCCTGGCCAGGTCAGGGCTCTGGCAAGAAGTGGTGAATGTGCCGGCCAGTCACACCTTCCCGATGCCTGAGGGGATGAGCTTCGAGgaagctgctgctcttcttgTGAACTACATCACTGCCTACATGATTCTGTTTGACTTTGGGAACCTGAGACCCAACCAGAGTGTCCTGATCCACATGGCCGCAG GTGGTGTGGGAACTGCTGCCATCCAGCTGTGCAAGACTGTAGAAAATGTCACCATTTTTGGCACAGCATCTGCCTCCAAGCACGAGGGCCTCAAGGAGAGTGGAGTTGCTCACCCCATTGACTACAGAACCATGGATTACGCAGAGGAGGTCCGGAAAATCTCTCCCAAAG GTGTTGACATTGTCCTGGACCCTCTGGGAGGATCTGACACGTCCAAAGCTTTTAACCTCTTGAAGCCAATGGGCAAACTCATCACTTATG GTGTAGCAAACCTGCTCACTGGGCAGAAGAAGAACCTCATGGCTATGGCTAAAACCTGGTGGAACCAGTTCAGCATCACTGCCTtgcagctcctgcaccagaACAAGGCTGTGTGTGGCTACCATCTTGGGTATATGGATGAAGAAGTTGAGCTTCTCAGAAGTGTTGTAGCCAAGCTGGTTAACCTGTACAGTCAGGGCAAAATCAAGCCCAAAATAGATTCTGTATGGCCCTTTGATCAG GTGGCAGAGGCTATGAAGCAGATGCAAGAAAAGAAGAATGTTGGAAAAGTCATCCTGGTTCCTGAAGCACCCAAGGAAGAATCTAAAAAAGCAGAGAACTAA